A part of Aegilops tauschii subsp. strangulata cultivar AL8/78 chromosome 2, Aet v6.0, whole genome shotgun sequence genomic DNA contains:
- the LOC109739779 gene encoding cation/calcium exchanger 1 isoform X2, translated as MTALNTFCDSCAPRYKPSRTGLHRPRAQSSIMATAAARLLIACLNVAFLLMAFFFCVSRPAVPRDSATSMNGWSGDEREGHGHGGGCDGAHRRLEVDKDRCGYDAATSSSVAGRCYPRGRGYVDYLYLFYCVCGDEHRALGYAAIAAWLAVLFYVLGDTAAVYFCSSLEGLSRLLRLSPAVAGVTLLSLGNGAPDALSTVASFASGGTGKGASTAVGLNGLLGGALFVSSAVLGVICLRVGGRGVAIDRGSFFRDACFLLIALAAVAVVLAAGEVSIWGALAFTSLYLVYVLVVVFIHGRSHDGEAEAAWVDTTASSELCNVVETDFYPDQEPLLPERAPLLQYYAGDATKKKKGVFWSAVRVLELPLYLPRRLTIPDASEERWSKPAAVAAATLSPVFLSCLWSHATGSPPLALLLGGIAGLSLGLLAFLSTEADAPPTKFLSAWLAGGFVMSVAWEYVIANELLSLLVSAGLVLGVDPATLGMTVLAWGNSLGDLIANVAVAVAARRGGAQVAVAGCYGGPVFNVLVGLGLSLLLSCWAGYPKPVAIPWEPRLYQTLGWVAAGLLWAFFMLPRRGMKVGRTLGFGLLAIYLCFLCTTPSLFA; from the exons ATGACTGCTCTAAACACCTTTTGTG ATTCTTGCGCCCCCAGATACAAGCCAAGCAGAACGGGCCTCCACAGGCCTCGTGCACAAAGCTCGATCATGGCCACAGCGGCGGCGCGGTTACTCATCGCCTGCCTCAACGTCGCCTTCTTGCTCATGGCCTTCTTCTTCTGCGTCTCGCGCCCTGCCGTGCCGCGGGATTCGGCGACGTCCATGAACGGCTGGAGCGGCGACGAGCGCGAGGGGCACGGCCATGGCGGCGGCTGCGACGGTGCTCACCGGCGGCTGGAGGTTGACAAGGACAGGTGCGGCTACGACGCCGCTACATCATCGTCAGTTGCCGGCCGGTGCTACCCGCGGGGACGGGGCTACGTCGATTACCTGTACCTGTTCTACTGCGTCtgcggcgacgagcaccgggccCTTGGGTACGCCGCGATCGCCGCGTGGCTCGCCGTGCTCTTCTACGTCCTGGGCGACACCGCGGCGGTCTACTTCTGCTCCAGCCTCGAGGGCCTCTCGCGGCTGCTCCGCCTGTCCCCGGCCGTGGCCGGCGTGACGCTCCTGTCGCTGGGCAACGGCGCGCCGGACGCGCTCTCTACCGTCGCCTCCTTCGCGTCGGGCGGCACCGGGAAGGGAGCGAGCACCGCCGTGGGGCTCAACGGCTTGCTCGGCGGCGCGCTGTTCGTGTCCTCCGCCGTGCTCGGCGTCATCTGCCTCCGCGTCGGCGGCCGCGGCGTCGCCATCGACAGAGGCAGCTTCTTCCGGGACGCGTGCTTCCTCCTCATcgccctcgccgccgtcgccgttgtCCTCGCCGCGGGCGAGGTCAGCATTTGGGGCGCCCTCGCCTTCACCTCCCTCTACCTCGTATacgtcctcgtcgtcgtctttATCCACGGCAGATCGCACGACGGAGAGGCAGAGGCGGCGTGGGTCGACACCACCGCCTCGTCGGAGCTCTGCAACGTCGTGGAGACGGATTTTTACCCCGACCAAGAACCGCTGCTCCCCGAAAGGGCGCCCCTCCTGCAGTACTACGCCGGCGACGCAACGAAGAAAAAGAAGGGCGTGTTCTGGTCGGCGGTGCGCGTGCTGGAGCTACCTCTGTACCTCCCGCGGCGGCTGACCATACCGGACGCGAGCGAGGAGCGGTGGAGCAAGCCGGCCGCGGTCGCCGCGGCGACCCTTTCCCCTGTCTTCCTCTCTTGCCTCTGGAGCCACGCCACCGGGAGCCCGcccctcgccctcctcctcggcGGCATCGCCGGCCTGTCCCTGGGCCTCCTCGCCTTCCTCAGCACGGAGGCTGATGCCCCGCCGACGAAATTCCTCTCGGCCTGGCTCGCCGGTGGGTTCGTCATGAGCGTGGCCTGGGAGTACGTCATCGCGAACGAGCTCCTCTCCCTTCTTGTGTCCGCCGGCCTGGTGCTGGGTGTGGATCCGGCGACGCTGGGGATGACAGTGCTAGCATGGGGCAACTCGCTGGGCGACCTCATCGCGAACGTGGCCGTGGCCGTGGCGGCGCGCCGCGGTGGAGCCCAGGTGGCCGTAGCAGGTTGCTACGGCGGGCCGGTGTTCAACGTCCTCGTGGGGCTGGGCCTGTCTCTGTTGCTGTCTTGCTGGGCCGGGTACCCGAAGCCCGTAGCGATACCCTGGGAGCCCAGGCTCTACCAGACGCTAGGCTGGGTGGCTGCTGGGCTTTTGTGGGCCTTCTTCATGCTCCCGAGAAGGGGCATGAAGGT
- the LOC109739779 gene encoding cation/calcium exchanger 1 isoform X1 produces the protein MTALNTFCDSDSCAPRYKPSRTGLHRPRAQSSIMATAAARLLIACLNVAFLLMAFFFCVSRPAVPRDSATSMNGWSGDEREGHGHGGGCDGAHRRLEVDKDRCGYDAATSSSVAGRCYPRGRGYVDYLYLFYCVCGDEHRALGYAAIAAWLAVLFYVLGDTAAVYFCSSLEGLSRLLRLSPAVAGVTLLSLGNGAPDALSTVASFASGGTGKGASTAVGLNGLLGGALFVSSAVLGVICLRVGGRGVAIDRGSFFRDACFLLIALAAVAVVLAAGEVSIWGALAFTSLYLVYVLVVVFIHGRSHDGEAEAAWVDTTASSELCNVVETDFYPDQEPLLPERAPLLQYYAGDATKKKKGVFWSAVRVLELPLYLPRRLTIPDASEERWSKPAAVAAATLSPVFLSCLWSHATGSPPLALLLGGIAGLSLGLLAFLSTEADAPPTKFLSAWLAGGFVMSVAWEYVIANELLSLLVSAGLVLGVDPATLGMTVLAWGNSLGDLIANVAVAVAARRGGAQVAVAGCYGGPVFNVLVGLGLSLLLSCWAGYPKPVAIPWEPRLYQTLGWVAAGLLWAFFMLPRRGMKVGRTLGFGLLAIYLCFLCTTPSLFA, from the exons ATGACTGCTCTAAACACCTTTTGTG ATTCAGATTCTTGCGCCCCCAGATACAAGCCAAGCAGAACGGGCCTCCACAGGCCTCGTGCACAAAGCTCGATCATGGCCACAGCGGCGGCGCGGTTACTCATCGCCTGCCTCAACGTCGCCTTCTTGCTCATGGCCTTCTTCTTCTGCGTCTCGCGCCCTGCCGTGCCGCGGGATTCGGCGACGTCCATGAACGGCTGGAGCGGCGACGAGCGCGAGGGGCACGGCCATGGCGGCGGCTGCGACGGTGCTCACCGGCGGCTGGAGGTTGACAAGGACAGGTGCGGCTACGACGCCGCTACATCATCGTCAGTTGCCGGCCGGTGCTACCCGCGGGGACGGGGCTACGTCGATTACCTGTACCTGTTCTACTGCGTCtgcggcgacgagcaccgggccCTTGGGTACGCCGCGATCGCCGCGTGGCTCGCCGTGCTCTTCTACGTCCTGGGCGACACCGCGGCGGTCTACTTCTGCTCCAGCCTCGAGGGCCTCTCGCGGCTGCTCCGCCTGTCCCCGGCCGTGGCCGGCGTGACGCTCCTGTCGCTGGGCAACGGCGCGCCGGACGCGCTCTCTACCGTCGCCTCCTTCGCGTCGGGCGGCACCGGGAAGGGAGCGAGCACCGCCGTGGGGCTCAACGGCTTGCTCGGCGGCGCGCTGTTCGTGTCCTCCGCCGTGCTCGGCGTCATCTGCCTCCGCGTCGGCGGCCGCGGCGTCGCCATCGACAGAGGCAGCTTCTTCCGGGACGCGTGCTTCCTCCTCATcgccctcgccgccgtcgccgttgtCCTCGCCGCGGGCGAGGTCAGCATTTGGGGCGCCCTCGCCTTCACCTCCCTCTACCTCGTATacgtcctcgtcgtcgtctttATCCACGGCAGATCGCACGACGGAGAGGCAGAGGCGGCGTGGGTCGACACCACCGCCTCGTCGGAGCTCTGCAACGTCGTGGAGACGGATTTTTACCCCGACCAAGAACCGCTGCTCCCCGAAAGGGCGCCCCTCCTGCAGTACTACGCCGGCGACGCAACGAAGAAAAAGAAGGGCGTGTTCTGGTCGGCGGTGCGCGTGCTGGAGCTACCTCTGTACCTCCCGCGGCGGCTGACCATACCGGACGCGAGCGAGGAGCGGTGGAGCAAGCCGGCCGCGGTCGCCGCGGCGACCCTTTCCCCTGTCTTCCTCTCTTGCCTCTGGAGCCACGCCACCGGGAGCCCGcccctcgccctcctcctcggcGGCATCGCCGGCCTGTCCCTGGGCCTCCTCGCCTTCCTCAGCACGGAGGCTGATGCCCCGCCGACGAAATTCCTCTCGGCCTGGCTCGCCGGTGGGTTCGTCATGAGCGTGGCCTGGGAGTACGTCATCGCGAACGAGCTCCTCTCCCTTCTTGTGTCCGCCGGCCTGGTGCTGGGTGTGGATCCGGCGACGCTGGGGATGACAGTGCTAGCATGGGGCAACTCGCTGGGCGACCTCATCGCGAACGTGGCCGTGGCCGTGGCGGCGCGCCGCGGTGGAGCCCAGGTGGCCGTAGCAGGTTGCTACGGCGGGCCGGTGTTCAACGTCCTCGTGGGGCTGGGCCTGTCTCTGTTGCTGTCTTGCTGGGCCGGGTACCCGAAGCCCGTAGCGATACCCTGGGAGCCCAGGCTCTACCAGACGCTAGGCTGGGTGGCTGCTGGGCTTTTGTGGGCCTTCTTCATGCTCCCGAGAAGGGGCATGAAGGT
- the LOC109739777 gene encoding uncharacterized protein isoform X2: MARPELARSVSGVAQVTMVQRRQTTMMARGHKPCPDRGGEGGAHLAASPALLEEEGREGSAPRATKRSCPSSSMAMMTHHGSDGAAALVLVSGE; this comes from the exons ATGGCGAGGCCGGAGCTTGCGAGATCCGTCTCCGGCGTTGCCCAG GTCACCATGGTGCAGAGACGACAGACGACAATGATGGCAAGAGGGCACAAACCTTGCCCTGatcgaggaggagaaggaggggcgCACCTAGCCGCCAGCCCTGCTCTGCTCGAGGAGGAGGGGCGGGAGGGGTCTGCTCCTAGGGCGACCAAGAGGTCCTGCCCGAGCTCAAGCATGGCCATGATGACCCACCACGGCAG CGACGGTGCTGCTGCACTTGTGCTAGTCAGTGGGGAGTAA
- the LOC109739777 gene encoding uncharacterized protein isoform X1: protein MARPELARSVSGVAQVGPSPPSLLRSTLSSSPLLLLLSVPLLQVTMVQRRQTTMMARGHKPCPDRGGEGGAHLAASPALLEEEGREGSAPRATKRSCPSSSMAMMTHHGRKHALVDWLMRHGRGLSWCMCLLKVVMHMPQGGEQSNFCSTVLLHLC, encoded by the exons ATGGCGAGGCCGGAGCTTGCGAGATCCGTCTCCGGCGTTGCCCAGGTAGGCCCTTCCCCTCCTTCCTTGCTCAGGTCCACACTttcctcctcacctctccttctcctcctatCCGTCCCTTTGCTGCAGGTCACCATGGTGCAGAGACGACAGACGACAATGATGGCAAGAGGGCACAAACCTTGCCCTGatcgaggaggagaaggaggggcgCACCTAGCCGCCAGCCCTGCTCTGCTCGAGGAGGAGGGGCGGGAGGGGTCTGCTCCTAGGGCGACCAAGAGGTCCTGCCCGAGCTCAAGCATGGCCATGATGACCCACCACGGCAG AAAACATGCATTGGTTGATTGGTTGATGCGCCATGGCCGTGGGTTGTCCTGGTGCATGTGTTTGCTTAAGGTGGTGATGCATATGCCTCAAGGTGGTGAGCAGAGCAACTTCTGCT CGACGGTGCTGCTGCACTTGTGCTAG